The DNA segment GCACCAAGAAGCAGCAGGTCGAGCACCTGCCCGCGATGCTCGGCGGCGGACTGCTCGGCGCGTACTGCCTGTCGGAACCGGCGTCGGGATCGGACGCCGCCTCGCTGCGCACCAAGGCGGTGCGCGACGGCGACGACTGGGTGATCACCGGCACCAAGGCCTGGATCACGCACGGGGGCATCGCCGACTTCTACACGGTCCTGGCGCGCACCGGCGAGGACGGCCCGCGCGGCATCACCGCCTTCCTGGTGCCCGGCGACGCGGAGGGGCTGAGCGCGGCGGCGCCCGAGAAGAAGATGGGGATGAAGGGCTCGCCCACGGCCCAGGTCCACTTCGACGGGGTCCGGGTCGGCGACGAGCGGCGCATCGGCGACGAGGGGCAGGGTTTCGCGATCGCGCTGTCCGCGCTGGACTCCGGACGGCTCGGCATCGCGGCCTGCGCGATCGGCGTGGCCCAGGCGGCGCTCGACGAGGCGGTGGCGTACGCGACCGAGCGCCGGCAGTTCGGCAAGCCGATCGCCGACTTCCAGGGCCTGCGCTTCATGATCGCCGACATGGCGACGCAGATCGAGGCCGGCCGCGCGCTCTACCTGGCGGCGGCGCGGCTGCGTGACGCCGGCCGGCCGTTCTCCAAGCTGGCGGCCATGGCCAAGCTGCACTGCACCGACACGGCGATGAAGGTCACCACCGACGCCGTCCAGATCCTCGGCGGATACGGCTACACCGCGGACTTCCCGGCCGAGCGTTACATGCGCGAGGCCAAGGTCCTGCAGATCGTCGAGGGCACCAACCAGATTCAGCGGATGGTCATCGCCCGTCACCTAGCAGGTCCCGAGGGACGCTGAACTGACCGCGCTTGACCTGCGGCGCCGCGAGCCGGATCCACTCCGGGTCGTGGTGCCCGGGCAGGGTGCGGCCACGGTCGGCCCAGGTGCGCATCAGCTCGCGGTAGATGGGCGGATCCGGCTGCTGCGGAGGCGCCGGCGCAAGCGTTCCTGCGGGCCGCGGAACGAAGATGCGGCGCTGCGGTCCGGTCGCCGAATAGGTGGGGGGCATACCAGGGCAACGCGGAGGTGGGCGGACAAGTCACCGCTCGCCGAAATCGGGCGTGAGTTCACGGACGTCCGGCTCACTCTCTGGTCACGTACGGCTGCCTGACGTACCGTCAGCCCAGCCCGCCGCCAGGGAGGTCAGCCATGGCCGACGACCACCGTCCCGTACCGCTCGACGAGTACCCGGTGCACCAGGTGCCGCTGTCCATGAGGTACGTCGCGACCAGCGACCGCAACGCCTACGACCGCTGCATCTTCCACGTCCTCGACCACGAGGGGCGTGCCCTGCTGATCCTCGGACTCGGGGTGTACCCGAACACCGGGGTGATCGACGCGTACGCCACTCTGCGGGTCGACGACACGCTCCACGCGGTGCGGGCCTCGGACGCCCTCGGCGAGGACCGGATGCGGCTCGCCGTCGGACCGCTGCGGATCGAGGTCGTGGAGCCGCTGCGACGCCTGCGACTGACGTGCGACGACGACGAGTTGTCGTACGACATCACCTGGACCGCCGACTTCCCGGCCCTCTGGGAACCGCACCACCTGCAGCGCCGCGGCGACCGGCTCACCCTCGAAGGGCGCCGCTTCGTGCAGGCGGGTGGCGTGCAGGGTGTGGTGCGCGCGGGTGGTGCGGAGTTCCGCGTCACGCCCGCCGAGTGGACCGGCACCCGCGACCGCAGCTGGGGCGTGCGCCCCATGCCCGGCGAGGAGGGCGGGCGGTTCGCCGAGGAGCACCCGACGGAGGGCTTCCACTGGATCTGGTGCCCGGTGCGCTTCGAGGACCGGTTCCTGATGGTGATCGTCCAGGAAGACGCCGACGGCCACCGCTCACTGAGCGAGGCGACGATGGTCCGCCCCGGCCACCGCGACCGCCAACTGGGCTGGCCCCAGGCCGAGATCGGCTACCGCTCGGGCACCCGCCACCCGGAACGCGCCCTCATCCACCTCGGAGACGTCCGCAAGCCGCAGGAGCTGGAGGTGGAGGTCCTCACCTCCACCCCGCTCGCCGTCGGCGCAGGCTACCCGCCCGCGGACGACTGGCAGCACGGCATGTGGCGTGGGCGCGGATGGACCGACCGGCGCACCTACGACCTCACCGAGGCCCACCCGTTGGCCGCGTACGGCGTCACCGACCACGCCGCGCGCTTCCGGCTGGACGGCCGGGTCGGCCACGGCATCTTCGAGCACGGCTCGTTCGGACGGCACGACCCGAGCGGGTTCGCGGACTTCAAGTCGGTCGCACCGTAGGGGGTTTGCAGCATGGCAGCCACGGCACCCCGGCCCCGCCCGCGCACCACCACCCGCGACCCGGAGGAGGTCACCCGCCGTCTCACCGCGTGGCTCGCCACCCGACTGCCGGGGGCCAAGGCGGTCGGCGTCACGGCCCCCGAGTCCAACGGCATGTCCAGCGAGACCCTGCTCTTCGACATCGAGCACCCCGAAACACCGGTGCGCGCCTGCGCGTTGCGGCTCGCGGCGGATCCGGCGGCGTACACCGTCTTCCCGGTGTACGACATGCCGCGCCAGTACCGGACCCTGCGCGTCGTCGCCGAGCACACGGATCTGCCCGTGCCGAGGGCGCTGTGGCTGGAGGAGGACCCCGGCCCACTCGGGGCGCCCTTCTTCGTCATGGAGCGCGTCGAAGGGCGCGTGCCGCCGGACGTCATGCCCTACACCTACGAGGGCAACTGGCTCCACGCCGCGAGCGACGAGGAGCGCGAGTGGCTGGAAGGGGCCACCATCGGGCTGCTGGCCCGACTGCACGACCAAGTGCCCCCGCAGAACGTCGAGTTCCTCGCCCTCCCGGGCGAGGGTGACGCACTGCGGCGGCATGTCACCGCTCAACGCGACTACTACGAATGGGTGGTTGACGGACTCGCCCGCTCACCGCTCATCGAGGACGCGTTCGACCGCCTGGAGGAGCTCTGGCCGAGCGATCCGGGAGCACCCGTGCTCAACTGGGGCGACGCGCGCATCGGGAACGTCATCTACGACGGTTTCGAGCCCGCCGCCGTGCTCGACTGGGAAATGGCGGCACTGGCCCCGCGCGAGGTCGACCTCGGCTGGACCGTCTATCTGCACCGCTTCTTCCAGGACCTGACGGCCGCCTTCGGACAGCGCGGTCTGCCCGACTTCCTGCGCCGCGACCGCGTAGAGGCCCGCTACGCCGACCTCACCGGCCACACGCCACGCGACATGGACTTCCACACGTTGTACGCCGCCCTGCGGCACGCCGTCGTCATGCTGCGGATCGCCTACCGCCAGGCCTACTTCGGCGAAGTCGCCGTCCCGGCGGACCCGGACACACTGATCCTGCACCACGGCAGCCTGCGAGCCATGGTGCAGGGCAGCTACTGGAATTGAGCGATGCGGCGGTCGCCCCGCGCGGGGCGGGGCGGGGTGCGCTCAGGCGGCCTGGCCCCGCATGTCCGGGACCCGGATGGGACGCGAGCCCGGGCCGCCGACGTGCGAGAAGGGCTGGGTCCGCCAGTCCAGTCCCTGAGGGAGCGTCAACAGCAGGGCGGTGTCCTGCTCGTGGGGCTCCTCCGACTCGTCCGCGGAGCGGGCCTCGGAGGCCCTGCGGCCCGTACCGGCGCAGACCGTGAGGCCGAACGGGTTCCACGGAGAGGCGCACAGCGCGTGCTCCGGCAGGACCTCCTCGTCCGCCAGCAGGGCGATGGGCTGCGCGCAGTCCGGGCAGATCACCCGGTACATCTCGAACGTGTCGTACGCGTCGAGTTCGTCGTCGAAGGCGTCGGGTTCGACGCCCTCCGGAGCGGGCTCGTCGACCGGCTGGAGCCGCTTGGGTGCGGTACGACCAGGGCGCTTAAGACTCTGCATTGGGTTCTCCCCCTCGAGCTGGGCCGTGAAGGCACTGCGGCCTCGACCACAGCAAGCACTTCCCGTCCGGTCTCGGCGGTAATCACGAGAACATCACGGAGCCTGTTCGAGGCCTGTGGCGTTCGTCACATGCCGCTCGCAGGTGCCCGTGGCGGCCGGTTTGTCCCTCAGTCGGCTCACCGCAGCCTCTCGGAGACATCACAAACCGGGCATGACCTGGGCTGCTCGGGTATCCGGGGAGATCAGCCGCACTGTAGGTTCTTGCGCCATGGAGGAGCTGGACCGACAAATCGTGCAGCTGCTCGTCAAAGACGGGCGGATGAGCTACACCGACCTGGGCAAGGCCACGGGCCTGTCCACGTCTGCCGTGCACCAGCGGGTGCGCCGGCTCGAGCAGCGCGGCGTCATCCGCGGCTATGCCGCGGTCGTGGACTCCGAGGCGGTGGGGCTGCCCATGACCGCCTTCATCTCGGTGAAACCGTTCGACCCCAGCGCCCCCGACGACATCGCGGACCGGCTGGCCGGGGTGCCCGAGATCGAGGCCTGTCACAGCGTCGCCGGCGACGAGAACTACATCCTGAAGGTCCGTGTGGCCACGCCGCACGAGCTGGAGGAACTGCTGGCCCGGCTGCGGTCGCTGGCCGGGGTTTCGACCCGGACCACCGTGGTGTTGTCCACGCCCTATGAGGCTCGGCCACCCAAGATCTAGTGCCCCCTGTCCGGGGCGGTCGGCGCGAGGCGCGAGACTGTTCTCCATGAGTCAGCGCAGCGCCGAACCGAAGACCGTCCTTCTCCGCCGCGGGGAAGTCCACAGCCCCGCCGATCCCTTCGCCACCGCGATGGTCGTCGAGCGCGGACAGGTCGCCTGGGTCGGCTCCGAGGGGGCCGCAGATGCCTTCGCGGACGGTGTGGACGAGGTCGTCGATCTGGACGGTGCTCTGGTCACCCCCGCGTTCACCGATGCGCATGTGCACACCACCGCCACAGGCCTCGCCCTGACCGGCCTCGACCTGTCCGGCGCACCCTCCCTGGAGGCGGCCCTCGCCCTCGTACGGGACTTCGCCGCCGCCCGGCCGAACGACCGCGTACTGCTCGGTCACGGCTGGGACGCCTCGCGCTGGCCCGGCGGTCGTCCGCCGACGCGTGCCGAGCTCGACGAGGCCACCGGTGGCCGCCCCTGTATCTCTCCCGCATCGACGTCCACTCGGCGGTCGTCACCACAGCCCTGCTGGACATGACGCCCGGCGACCTCGGCGCGGCGGACGCCCCGCTCGTCGCCGGGGCCCACCACGCCGTGCGCGCCACCGCGCTGGCCGCCATCACCCCGGCCCAGCGCACCGAGGCCCAGCGCGCCGCCCTCGCCCACGCCACGTCCCTCGGGATCGGCACCGTCCACGAGTGCGGCGGGCCGGACATCTCCTCCGAGGACGACTTCACCGGCCTGCTCCGGCTCGCCGCCGAGGAAGCCGGCCCGCGGGTCGTCGGCTACTGGGCGGAGCAGGATGTCGACAAGGCGCGGGAGCTGGGTGCGATCGGCGCGGCCGGTGACCTGTTCGTCGACGGCGCCCTCGGCTCCCACACCGCCTGTCTGCACCAGCCGTACGCCGACGCCGCCCACACCGGCACCGCCTACCTGGACGCGGCTGCCGTCGCGGCCCACGTCGCGGCCTGCACCGAGGCCGGCCTGCAGGCGGGCTTCCACGCGATCGGCGACGCAGCCGTGACCGCCGTCGTCGAGGGCGTCCGCGCCGCCGCCGAGAAGCTCGGCCTCGCCCGCATCCGCGCCGCCCGCCATCGCGTCGAGCACGCCGAGATGCTCAGCCCCGACACCATCGCGGCCTTCGCCGAGCTGGGCCTGACCGCCTCGGTGCAGCCCGCGTTCGATGCGCTGTGGGGCGGCGAGGAGGGCATGTACGCCCAGCGCCTCGGCGCCGAACGCGCCCGCTCGCTGAACCCCTTCGCGGCCCTGCTGCGCGCCGGCGTACCCCTCGCCTTCGGCTCAGACAGCCCCGTCACGCCCCTCGACCCCTGGGGCACGGTCCGCGCGGCCGCGTTCCATCACACGCCCGAGCACCAGGTGTCCGTGCGTGCCGCGTTCACGGCGCACACGCGCGGCGGCTGGCGGGCGATCGGGCGCGACGACGCGGGCGTCCTGGTGCCGGGCGCGCCCGCCGACTACGCCGTGTGGCGCACCGGCGAACTGGTGGTCCAGGCCCCCGACGACCGGGTCGCGCGCTGGTCCACCGACCCCCGCTCCGGCACCCCCGGCCTGCCCGACCTGACCCCCGGCCGGGAACTCCCGACCTGCCTGAGCACGGTTGTGGGCGGACGAACGGTCTTCGTACGGCCGGGCGAGTGATCTCCCGGGGTGGCGCGAACCGGATCGATCCGCTCCGCCCCGTCGCGCGACCTGCGCATCCTCTGCGCTGACCAGGGAATTGGGCGCATTTTCGCAGGTCAAACGGCTGTTGACAGGCGGAGGCCCGAGGCCGGTAGGTTCGGCCGAGTCCACCACCGGACGCCCGACCGGGGAACCGCGGAACTTCCGGGAACCCGTCGCAACGCCGCTGGGTCAGGGACGGTGTGCCGTACCGGGGCACCGTCACTGGGAGCCAGGCTCAGTGCCCGCGCGGCGACGACGGAACGTTCCGGCCGGTCGGGGAGGTGTGACCCGGGTGGGGCCCGGGCGCTCAGTAGACAACGGCTTTCGGTCGACCCGCAGCCAGCGGGTCCCAGGTCGGCCCGAAGGGCGCCGGGCCCCCATCCGCAGGAGGCGTGCCCCGGCGTACGGATGCGCAAAACCCACGCTTACCCGGCTCTTGCGGAATCGACACCGCCATACGAACGTGCTGTCACGTCAGCGCAGGCCGCGCCCACTATGGTGGACGTCTGCGTACGGATGTGAAGGGGCAGCAGTGAACGACGGCGACGGGACCCTCGCGGCTCAGGACCGGGGGAAGCGGTTCGGGCCGCTCGGCACGGCGTTGGTGATCATTCCGACCTACAACGAGGCGGAGAACATCAAGAGCATCGTCGGCCGGGTCCGCAAGGCGGTCCCCGAGGCGCACGTGCTCGTCGCCGACGACAACAGCCCCGACGGCACCGGCAAGCTCGCGGACGAACTGGCCGCCGAGGACGACCACGTCCAGGTCCTGCACCGCAAGGGCAAGGAGGGCCTCGGCGCCGCGTATCTCGCGGGCTTCCACTGGGGCATGGACAACGGGTACGGCGTCCTGGTCGAGATGGACGCCGACGGCTCCCACCAGCCCGAGGAGCTGCCCCGTCTGCTGACCGCCCTCAAGGGCGCCGACCTGGTCCTCGGCTCCCGCTGGGTACCCGGCGGCCGGGTCGTGAACTGGCCCAAGTCCCGCGAGTTCATCTCCCGGGGCGGCAGCCTCTACTCCCGGCTCGCCCTGGACCTGCCCCTGCGCGACATCACCGGCGGCTACCGCGCCTTCCGCCGCGAGACCCTCGAGGGCCTCGGCCTCGACGACGTCGCCTCCCAGGGCTACTGCTTCCAGGTCGACCTCGCCCGCCGCGCGGTCAAGGCCGGCTTCCATGTCGTCGAGGTGCCGATCACCTTCGTCGAGCGCGAGCTCGGTGACTCGAAGATGAGCCGCGACATCCTCGTCGAGGCGCTGTGGCGGGTCACCTCGTGGGGCGCGCGGGAGCGGGTGGGCAAGCTGCTGGACCGCGCGAAGTCGTCGCCGCCGGCGCGACGCTCGTAGCGGCCCATCGGCCTCTTATCCCGCTCTGAGCCGAGGCCAGGCACACTGGACGCATGACGACTGGCGCTCCGCCCCCCACCTATCCCGCCCGGCCCCGGCGCTCCCGGCTGCGTACGTTCCTGCCGCTGGGCATCGCCGCCTGGCTGGTGCTGGAGATCTGGCTGCTGACCGTGGTCGCGGACGTGGCGGGCGGGCTCACGGCGTTCCTGCTGCTGCTCGCCGGCCTCGTGCTCGGTTCGGTGGTCATCAAGCGAGCGGGG comes from the Streptomyces sp. NBC_00443 genome and includes:
- a CDS encoding acyl-CoA dehydrogenase family protein → MPDRAPQPVDRQLPTDEARDLISLVRDIAQREIAPKAAEEEDAGRFPREVFTLLSESGLLGLPYDVEYGGGDQPYEVYLQVLEELAAARLTVGLGASVHTLASYSLAAYGTKKQQVEHLPAMLGGGLLGAYCLSEPASGSDAASLRTKAVRDGDDWVITGTKAWITHGGIADFYTVLARTGEDGPRGITAFLVPGDAEGLSAAAPEKKMGMKGSPTAQVHFDGVRVGDERRIGDEGQGFAIALSALDSGRLGIAACAIGVAQAALDEAVAYATERRQFGKPIADFQGLRFMIADMATQIEAGRALYLAAARLRDAGRPFSKLAAMAKLHCTDTAMKVTTDAVQILGGYGYTADFPAERYMREAKVLQIVEGTNQIQRMVIARHLAGPEGR
- a CDS encoding Lrp/AsnC family transcriptional regulator — encoded protein: MEELDRQIVQLLVKDGRMSYTDLGKATGLSTSAVHQRVRRLEQRGVIRGYAAVVDSEAVGLPMTAFISVKPFDPSAPDDIADRLAGVPEIEACHSVAGDENYILKVRVATPHELEELLARLRSLAGVSTRTTVVLSTPYEARPPKI
- a CDS encoding polyprenol monophosphomannose synthase; translated protein: MNDGDGTLAAQDRGKRFGPLGTALVIIPTYNEAENIKSIVGRVRKAVPEAHVLVADDNSPDGTGKLADELAAEDDHVQVLHRKGKEGLGAAYLAGFHWGMDNGYGVLVEMDADGSHQPEELPRLLTALKGADLVLGSRWVPGGRVVNWPKSREFISRGGSLYSRLALDLPLRDITGGYRAFRRETLEGLGLDDVASQGYCFQVDLARRAVKAGFHVVEVPITFVERELGDSKMSRDILVEALWRVTSWGARERVGKLLDRAKSSPPARRS
- a CDS encoding phosphotransferase family protein, whose protein sequence is MAATAPRPRPRTTTRDPEEVTRRLTAWLATRLPGAKAVGVTAPESNGMSSETLLFDIEHPETPVRACALRLAADPAAYTVFPVYDMPRQYRTLRVVAEHTDLPVPRALWLEEDPGPLGAPFFVMERVEGRVPPDVMPYTYEGNWLHAASDEEREWLEGATIGLLARLHDQVPPQNVEFLALPGEGDALRRHVTAQRDYYEWVVDGLARSPLIEDAFDRLEELWPSDPGAPVLNWGDARIGNVIYDGFEPAAVLDWEMAALAPREVDLGWTVYLHRFFQDLTAAFGQRGLPDFLRRDRVEARYADLTGHTPRDMDFHTLYAALRHAVVMLRIAYRQAYFGEVAVPADPDTLILHHGSLRAMVQGSYWN